A window of the Lactuca sativa cultivar Salinas chromosome 5, Lsat_Salinas_v11, whole genome shotgun sequence genome harbors these coding sequences:
- the LOC111891570 gene encoding 11S globulin seed storage protein G3, protein MAFKASLILSFLLLFSTCLARHQQQQQKQQQLPQNQCQIGRIDALEPYDRIQAEAGVTEFWNADEKQFQCAGVEFLRHVIQPGGLLLPSYVNAPLLSFIEKGRGVHGVILPGCPETYEYSQEQQFSGQSERRGQKFQGLQDRHQKVRNLNQGDVVAIPAGTAHWIYNDGETELVAVVFFDTQNSANQLDQNHRRFFLAGNPQGQSEQQQGQRQPRRQQGQTQQEQPYRNAGNIFNGFDVEFLAEAFNVDRETAEKLQGQRDQRGHIVNVEQDLQIIRPPQTREQQEREQQGGRQGGRSNGFEETICSLKLSENIDNPTHADFVNPQAGRITNLNSFKFPVLRQLQLSAERGELHPNAIQAPHWTLNAHSLVYITDGSLRIQIVNNAGESVFDDELREGQVVVIPQNFAVIKRAGEQGSRWISFKTNDNAMIANLAGRVSAIRSMPVDVVANAYQLSRNDAQKLKFSQQESLLLSPSSYSRSQGRASA, encoded by the exons ATGGCGTTCAAAGCTTCTTTGATTCTCTCATTCCTCCTACTCTTCTCCACCTGCCTCGCCCGCCACCAGCAACAACAGCAGAAGCAGCAGCAGCTGCCTCAAAACCAGTGCCAGATTGGAAGAATCGATGCTCTTGAGCCATACGATAGGATCCAAGCCGAAGCTGGTGTCACTGAGTTCTGGAACGCCGATGAGAAGCAGTTCCAGTGTGCCGGCGTTGAGTTTCTCCGACACGTGATTCAACCTGGTGGACTTCTCTTGCCATCCTACGTCAACGCCCCTCTCTTGTCCTTCATcgaaaaag GAAGGGGTGTTCACGGGGTTATATTGCCGGGATGTCCAGAAACCTATGAATATTCTCAGGAACAACAGTTTTCCGGTCAAAGCGAACGCAGAGGACAGAAGTTTCAAGGGTTACAAGATCGCCACCAGAAAGTACGGAACTTGAACCAGGGAGATGTTGTTGCCATTCCCGCCGGAACAGCTCACTGGATTTATAACGACGGCGAGACAGAACTTGTTGCTGTAGTCTTCTTCGACACTCAGAACAGCGCTAACCAGCTTGATCAAAACCACAGG AGATTCTTCCTCGCCGGGAACCCTCAAGGTCAAAGCGAACAGCAACAAGGTCAGAGGCAACCACGCAGACAACAAGGTCAGACACAGCAGGAGCAGCCCTACCGCAATGCTGGCAATATCTTCAACGGTTTCGATGTGGAGTTCTTAGCAGAAGCATTCAACGTCGACAGGGAGACTGCTGAGAAGCTTCAAGGACAAAGAGACCAAAGAGGTCACATCGTTAACGTCGAACAAGATCTTCAAATCATCAGGCCACCGCAGACCAGAGAACAGCAAGAACGAGAACAACAGGGCGGACGTCAAGGTGGACGGAGCAACGGTTTTGAAGAAACCATTTGCAGCTTGAAGCTAAGCGAGAACATCGATAACCCCACCCACGCCGACTTCGTAAACCCACAAGCCGGCAGGATTACAAACCTCAACAGCTTCAAATTCCCCGTTCTCCGACAACTCCAACTCAGCGCGGAGAGAGGCGAACTCCACCCTAATGCAATTCAGGCACCACACTGGACATTAAACGCCCACAGTCTTGTGTACATCACCGACGGATCCTTGAGGATACAGATCGTGAACAACGCAGGGGAGTCAGTTTTCGACGATGAGCTCAGGGAAGGACAGGTGGTGGTGATCCCACAAAACTTTGCAGTGATCAAGAGAGCCGGTGAACAAGGATCGAGGTGGATTTCTTTCAAGACTAACGACAACGCTATGATAGCTAATCTTGCTGGTCGTGTATCGGCCATCAGGAGCATGCCGGTGGATGTGGTGGCGAATGCGTATCAGTTGTCAAGAAACGACGCTCAGAAGCTGAAGTTCAGCCAGCAGGAGTCGCTTTTGCTTAGCCCCAGCTCTTATTCTAGGAGCCAGGGGAGGGCTTCGGCTTAA
- the LOC111891569 gene encoding 11S globulin seed storage protein G3, whose translation MASKASLLLSFLLLFSTCLAHHQQQQQQQLPQNQCQIGRIDALEPYDRIQAEAGVTEFWNADEKQFQCAGVEFLRHVIQPGGLLLPSYVNAPLLSFIEKGRGVHGVILPGCPETYEYSQEQQFSGQSERRGQKFQGLQDRHQKVRNLNQGDVVAIPAGTAHWIYNDGETELVAVVFFDTQNSANQLDQNHRRFFLAGNPQGQSEQQQGQRQPRRQQGQTQQEQPYRNAGNIFNGFDVEFLAEAFNVDRETAEKLQGQRDQRGHIVNVEQDLQIIRPPQTREQQEREQQGGRQGGRSNGFEETICSLKLSENIDNPTHADFVNPQAGRITNLNSFKFPVLRQLQLSAERGELHPNAIQAPHWTLNAHSLVYITDGSLRIQIVNNAGESVFDDELREGQVVVIPQNFAVIKRAGEQGSRWISFKTNDNAMIANLAGRVSAIRSMPVDVVANAYQLSRNDAQKLKFSQQESLLLSPSSYSRSQGRASA comes from the exons ATGGCGTCCAAAGCTTCTTTGCTTCTCTCGTTCCTCCTACTCTTCTCCACCTGCCTCGCCCACCACCAGCAACAACAGCAGCAGCAGCTGCCGCAAAACCAGTGCCAGATTGGAAGAATCGATGCTCTTGAGCCATACGATAGGATCCAAGCCGAAGCTGGTGTCACTGAGTTCTGGAACGCCGATGAGAAGCAGTTCCAGTGTGCCGGCGTTGAGTTTCTCCGACACGTGATTCAACCTGGTGGACTTCTCTTGCCATCCTACGTCAACGCCCCTCTCTTGTCCTTCATcgaaaaag GAAGGGGTGTTCACGGGGTTATATTGCCGGGATGTCCAGAAACCTATGAATATTCTCAGGAACAACAGTTTTCCGGTCAAAGCGAACGCAGAGGACAGAAGTTTCAAGGGTTACAAGATCGCCACCAGAAAGTACGGAACTTGAACCAGGGAGATGTTGTTGCCATTCCCGCCGGAACAGCTCACTGGATTTATAACGACGGCGAGACAGAACTTGTTGCTGTAGTCTTCTTCGACACTCAGAACAGCGCTAACCAGCTTGATCAAAACCACAGG AGATTCTTCCTCGCCGGGAACCCTCAAGGTCAAAGCGAACAGCAACAAGGTCAGAGGCAACCACGCAGACAACAAGGTCAGACACAGCAGGAGCAGCCCTACCGCAATGCTGGCAATATCTTCAACGGTTTCGATGTGGAGTTCTTAGCAGAAGCATTCAACGTCGACAGGGAGACTGCTGAGAAGCTTCAAGGACAAAGAGACCAAAGAGGTCACATCGTTAACGTCGAACAAGATCTTCAAATCATCAGGCCACCGCAGACCAGAGAACAGCAAGAACGAGAACAACAGGGCGGACGTCAAGGTGGACGGAGCAACGGTTTTGAAGAAACCATTTGCAGCTTGAAGCTAAGCGAGAACATCGATAACCCCACCCACGCCGACTTCGTAAACCCACAAGCCGGCAGGATTACAAACCTCAACAGCTTCAAATTCCCCGTTCTCCGACAACTCCAACTCAGCGCGGAGAGAGGCGAACTCCACCCTAATGCAATTCAGGCACCACACTGGACATTAAACGCCCACAGTCTTGTGTACATCACCGACGGATCCTTGAGGATACAGATCGTGAACAACGCAGGGGAGTCAGTTTTCGACGATGAGCTCAGGGAAGGACAGGTGGTGGTGATCCCACAAAACTTTGCAGTGATCAAGAGAGCCGGTGAACAAGGATCGAGGTGGATTTCTTTCAAGACTAACGACAACGCTATGATAGCTAATCTTGCTGGTCGTGTATCGGCCATCAGGAGCATGCCGGTGGATGTGGTGGCGAATGCGTATCAGTTGTCAAGAAACGACGCTCAGAAGCTGAAGTTCAGCCAGCAGGAGTCGCTTTTGCTTAGCCCCAGCTCTTATTCTAGGAGCCAGGGGAGGGCTTCGGCTTAA